Proteins from one Anopheles nili chromosome 2, idAnoNiliSN_F5_01, whole genome shotgun sequence genomic window:
- the LOC128731044 gene encoding uncharacterized protein LOC128731044: MDALGVIEKRIENLNQLLGPLPTDESQSENLTDAILSASSFLPSASTGHLADGAARGAILETFKRKDELEAYLDPAYLEEKQDIKAKEMYINTIANDLAGTFETLQKIKALEPTLGAEYFRNLPDVSDQLKNMTTTAGEQKQANELLEESLVIAMQRYSEIQTGIKDSLKAMTDRLDQLEERLAQKKKQDKDI; encoded by the coding sequence ATGGATGCATTGGGTGTGATTGAAAAACGCATTGAAAACTTAAACCAATTGTTAGGGCCTCTGCCAACGGATGAAAGTCAGTCGGAAAACCTAACAGATGCGATACTGTCGGCTTCGTCGTTTCTGCCGTCAGCAAGCACCGGTCATCTAGCCGACGGAGCAGCTCGCGGTGCAATCCTGGAGACGTTCAAGCGAAAAGACGAGCTAGAAGCTTATCTGGATCCAGCATATCTCGAGGAGAAGCAGGACATAAAAGCCAAGGAAATGTACATCAACACGATAGCGAATGATCTGGCAGGTACGTTCGAGACTCTACAAAAAATCAAAGCCCTGGAACCGACGCTAGGTGCGGAGTACTTCCGAAACTTGCCCGACGTTAGCGACCAGTTAAAAAACATGACTACGACAGCAGGAGAGCAAAAGCAGGCCAATGAACTGCTTGAAGAAAGTCTTGTGATCGCGATGCAGCGCTACAGTGAAATCCAAACTGGTATCAAGGATTCCCTCAAAGCCATGACCGACCGATTGGATCAGCTGGAAGAGCGCctagcgcaaaagaaaaagcaggaTAAAGATATCTGA
- the LOC128731045 gene encoding histidine-rich glycoprotein gives MFKAIIFATLFVGVCYAGLIHHHQDDDDVSETEHHHNIEHKHATSHQSFKFHHFHAVPVYVKKEDQQFLKHPVEISGLKHNLKIVHPETEQHHGHGLTLENHSEFESKIHGGHGYDLGHAGSEHIGQEHYGGHEYEAHQFGHELDEHEE, from the exons atgttcaagGCAATT ATCTTCGCGACGCTGTTCGTTGGCGTGTGCTACGCTGGGTTGATCCATCACCAccaggatgatgatgatgtgtcGGAGACGGAGCATCATCACAACATCGAGCACAAACATGCGACTTCGCACCAGAGCTTCAAGTTCCATCACTTCCACGCCGTTCCGGTGTACGTGAAGAAGGAGGATCAGCAGTTCCTGAAGCATCCGGTCGAAATTTCGGGTCTTAAGCATAACCTCAAG ATTGTTCATCCAGAAACCGAACAGCATCACGGTCACGGACTCACTCTGGAGAACCACAGCGAGTTTGAGAGCAAAATCCACGGAGGACACGGATACGATCTGGGCCATGCCGGTTCGGAGCATATTGGCCAGGAGCACTACGGTGGACACGAGTACGAGGCGCATCAGTTCGGTCATGAACTGGACGAGCACGAGGAATAG